From the genome of Pristis pectinata isolate sPriPec2 chromosome 19, sPriPec2.1.pri, whole genome shotgun sequence:
ctccccccagaatctaacactcacctacacactaggggctatTTACAATGGCAAGTTAATCTCCCAACCCACAGTTTTGGGGCGTCAGAGGAGACTGGAGTACCTAGAGAAAActcctgcagtcacagggagaacgtgtgaactccacagatagcaccagaggtcaaaattgaacctgggtcactggagctaaaaagaaatgaaagttgTTACAAGTTCTATAAGAAAATAACAATTGAATTGGACCATAACTATCAAATTATACTTTTAAATAATTCCTTAAGCTTGCAGCTCAAGTGATGTGCCCCATGTGCTTATTTCTCTCCCACTTGTGATTCAATTAAGTTAATTACAGTATCTAGTAACATCCAGACTACCGTAACCACTGTTTATGGAGAAACTAAGAATTAAGCTGCCTGCTGCAGTGTTAGGTTTCCAGCAAGCATTTTCCCCACTCCTTGAAGTGAATATTCCTTTACTTTGAACCAGGGTGCCACTCTGTGAATATAGTGCCTGTTATTACAAACAATCATCACAGATCAAACACAAAAGCAGTGTCATTAGCTTGAGTTTCATTAACTCTGTTGTACTCTCcatagcatttccagcattctatctttatttcacatttccaactcccctccttggactctgtctttacctctcgttgtcttggtgtagcagccagcataatcaaagaccccacccacccgggacatcctctcttctctcctcttccattgggtagaagatacaggtgcctgagggcacgtacgaccagacttaacgacagcttctaccccactgtgataagactattgaacagttcgcttatacgatgagatggactatgacctcatgatctaccttgttgtgaccttgcaccttattgcactgcactttctctgtagctgtgacactttactctgtactgttattgtttttacctgtactgcatcaatgcactttgtactaactcaatgtaactgaactgtgtaatgaattgacctgtacgatcagtttgtaagacaagcttttcactgtacctcggtacaagtgacaataataaaccaataccagcatCTTAAGTTTGTTTGTATTTGGACTAAAGCAAATGCAGTGCATTGCAAGGCTtcacatttctttcattttttcccCCCTTATGATAAGGAAGGACATTCGGCCTACTGAGTATGTGCTAGCGCAAGGGGCAATTCCATTTCCTCACTCATTTCTCCCATCCCCTCTAATCAGATGTCAAAGGTTGTTTTACTATATTTTGAAGTATTCATTATTTTACATGACTTGGAAAAGTCTTGCAGAATAAATATGGTGGATGAAGATTTGTAACTATTTAAGAACAGAAgcattttaatataaattttgaAATACTTCCCACCCAATTTCAGCCAATGTTAAAAATCTTCATGACATTTCTATTTGGCCAACTGAAAAGCTTCTATTCATCTAATGTCAAAAAAACCAAAACTTTATTGGAACATGCCAAAAGATGTATTAGTCTAATGACTGATATCAGACATAAGAAAAGTTGAGTGCAAAAGACCAATCTTTTTTATTAAGGTAGAGAAAATTATGCATCATGCATTCGCAGGAGGAGATCAGGTGATGATCCAGAGCAGTTTGATGActatttcttcagtattcacattACAAGTCTTGGTCTAACATAACTCCACAAATATCAAGGCAATATAGTCCTCAACTATTTTCTATGGGTTAAACCTGCTTGGAAATGCTGGCTGTTCTGTGGAGAACCACATTAATAGAGCAGAGTCGCTCATTGAAATGGACAAAGATGGTTGTGGGTTATTTACATCTTTTTGTACGAATtgcatttgctttaatgttttcaattatttaagcATCTTTCAAacttactttttgttttaaaaaagtttgATCTTTTAAAAAGATTTCTGAATATCAGGGACATTCTAAAGTGTTCAGTTCCTGATAGCTTTAAGTTGACCACACAATCACAGAGAAAGTAAGTAACGAAGTCAGCATCTACTTGTAGCGAGAGGGACAGTGAAGTGGTAATACTGAATGGAGGCAGAAAGAAATTCCTCATTGGAAGCTACAGCTGTAACAAGACTAACTAAGAAACTATACTGGCAAGGTAATTGTTCCAGGAAGATCACCTGTTAATATTTTGCCGTAAGCTAGCCacatattatttcaaaattcagcTATTAATGGATAGAGATGATggcatagaccataagacaaaggaccagaagtcggccattcggcccatcaagtctgctccgccattctatcatgagctgatccattctcccatttagaaTACTGATCCCAATACTGACGATTAAGCACTCGATCAAAATGGCAATACATTAAATGAGTTATTTAGTAATACAGCAAGGTTTCGTACCTTCACCATGGTGGACACTGGGTGAATCCTTTTTAGATTTTTCACAATGGATTCAgtcagttcagcaacactaagGCCAATAGCCCAGTTGGTATACCCCTTCAGTTTAATCACTTCATAGGCACTAGGAAAGATCAAAGTTTATAATCAGGCATTTATGCAGCTAATCACAGCCTCAACTAAAAATGAGAGAATTACACGACAATCATCTCACTAATGACAAATTGGGATTAATGATGCTTTTCTGTACCATTTAGAATATAGAGCTTCATGCAGAATACCTAGCTGGGATGCAAAATCAATGTTACACTGATTTTGATTATCACAGTAGCTACTTTACACTGTATctaatgaaataaaatcatagGAGAGAAATTCATAAATGTGCCAATTGCAGCTGTTAACATCCAGATTAAGTTCACTGCTGCTTGTGAAGTATCATTAGGCCATACAAATGTCAGCCTTCTATACTGGAATctatctttttttttactaaattgATTATAGTGAGGCTTTAAAAGTTTTATCTCCACTTAAGCAGCATTTAATCCAAAATTTGTGACACCCATTACAATTCAGGCATCCACTCCTTCCTCACCTCATTTTGTAAGCCTGAAAGCTTCTGCAAGCAGTCTTAATCTCCCGTAAGCATGAACTTCCTGTCCATTGTAAGACTTTGCTATGTGCAAGCTGGCTCCCACACTTGGTAGAACCACAGCAAGAGGACACAGTCTTATAATTTACTGTCAGACCATTAGAAGAACATTTTCCTTCGGAAGGGTAGCTGAAAtcaggaattctctatcccaaatATTTTGATTCAGAGACAATCAGAGCTTTCAAGATTGAAGCCGAGGTTTGTTTTGGGGAGGGGAAGAACATCAAGGGAAATGAAGCAACGTTAGTCAAAAGTGGAGACATTCAAACAGATGGAGATTAAAACAGTGGACCAGAGTTAAGTGGCTGAccagcctactcctgttccataCCTTACAATAACAAGTATGCCTCACTATATTGGGTACATTGGATCACCTGCAGTAATAAAAGATGCTGTATAAAATGCGAGCCCTTTCATTTAATTTGCCTTCTTTCTTGTAGGCAAAATTAGATATTACTGTGCAATTCTAATTTTGTGCACAGATATGGACATGGGAGCAACAACATACATCAGTGAAGTTACCAATAAAGTTACCTTCCAATCTGGCTATTGTCTAGAAATTCTAGTGTAATCCAAGTGGTGGGCTAGACAAAAGCAGCAGTGAGGTGCCAACAACTATGCTGATTGTTCAATCTCCGGTTTTTAAACAAGATCTAAAGCATCACACATTTTCAGAAGTGGAAGTGTGTACCCAATACTCATTTCAGAAGCTGGTGTTGTGGCTGGGGTATCAGAGTTTGCatgacagaggggagagagaggacaagTTGGTGACTCCCTTTTGGGCAGTTGGTGCAGCAACAAAATCTGGAGGCAGGCATTTCAATTGCAGTCAGGTTGAAAGAAAATTGCAGGATAGAGTGGGCAACAGATTGTGGAATTTTCAGTGTGATGGAGGATCAAGGATAATCAGTGCAGTAAGAAAGCATGGCCCCAGTGGTTAGACCAAGCCATACACACAAGTGCTGGGAGTTCACCAGGGCAATGTGGGCTAATTCCCTGCAGTGCTCCAAAGCAGCATTGCATGGGGAGCAATGTCTTCCTTGCATTTGAAATTGCGTCAGGGCATAAGGGACACTCATGCCTGGTCAAACATCTGCAGCGGACTGTCACTGTTGTATTTCACtctggagagaaaataaaacctTCAGTTGcacaatgctgaaaaaaaaatgccattgAGTTTCTAGATCAAAACTCAATGGCAATGATCTCTGATCAAAGTGCTGCTGTTGGTAAGAAACTGAAAACATCTTTCTAAATCTTTATTGTGTCTTGACATTTTTTTGTGATGCTTGGTTAAAGCAACACTTAATCCCAATGAAAGTCAGGACATTGGCTTCCATCCAATTCATTTCCAACAATGACTTACGCTGATCTTTTCACTTAAGCATTAGTGTGTACCTGTCCACAACCATTTTGTGCACATCCTTCCAGTTCTCCTTGTCCTGGGCAGTTCCAATATTAGGATTCAGCTGCTGCAGCCCAACTCCTGCCACATTGACGCCGCTCCAAACAGGAACTATAAAAGCAAAGCATCTGAATGCAGACAGTCCTGTGACGTCATTCCAGAGAACGGTGGGCAAAATGCCACTTAACTGCTGCGTGCAACCTCTAGTGTTACACATGTAATGATACATGCAGCATATCACATTCAATAATACAACTCACTACAACTAACACCTTTGTGCTAATGTTTGTTTGTGAAGTAAATGCTATTTCTAACTCAAACAACTGAAATATCTGATTAGCTAATGAGGAACTAATTTACTTAGCACATCTTGTGCCAATAAAGCAAAACAGCTGGCTCACAGCTGTTTAACAGCATTGCCAAATTCACTCTCATGGTTCCTAAAAATTAAGTCCACATAATAATTGGATTAAAATAGCATTACAACCGCAATCTGTTTTAACTCCTTGGACACAGTTATTGGGCTGGCCAGGCTTAATGCAGAAAGTACTCAATGGCTTTATCTACGTATCACCCAGAAACTCCCCACCTCAAACACAtatggaaatggtgggctgaacTGGAAGTTTGGGCAACTGAGGCTCGAGGTGCcaaaggaacacacacacacacacacacacttttttttgggggtggggtttCTGGTTGGGGTGACTAGGCAAGAAAGCTAGAGGCTGAGGGAGCCTCAGCTGGAAAGAACATCAGTTCCAAGTAGATAACCAGTGTGGTTTTCATTGTTCCATCAGCCTGGGTTCCCTAAGACTGTAGGATTAGAATCACCTCAATCTGATACAACTAAAGAGTGTGCAATATCCGTCACCTGTTGTAATCTGGCAACACACACTCCAACCACTTCGCCTTACCACTGGAATCTCCGTGTTCACCAAGCACCCAACCGTGGCAGCTGGATGGATGGAGACCAAGTTTCTCAGCCATCAGGTAGCGGAATCTGGCAGAGTCCAAGTTACAGCCACTGCCAATCACACGATTCTTCGGGAAGCCACTAATTTTCCAAGTTACGTAGGTCAAAATGTCCACTAGATccggaaacaaaagaaaatttatgGCTTCCAAGTTCAAATGGTTTACAGTGAGATCAATTATAGAATAATGACACAATTCAACTATAAACAGTCATGTTTCACTATCTTGATAACTTTTAGTAGTAGAAACTTGACTGAATGGAAAATTATGGGTGTGGAAATTCCCAATTTGTCCTCCTGGTCTGCCGAAAGGGGGATGCACTGGCTCCGATTCGTTAAAGGTTCATATGATCTACAAGATCTAATTGGCATTGGCCATGGCTCAGAGCACTCTTGCATCTGTATTCAAAGTTTGTGggtgcatgtcctctaatactgGAGCATAGAATACTGATTGCAGTTTCACTGAATGAGTGCCACAGTGTTGGAGATATCACCTTTTGACCCACTGAGTGGACGTGAAAGATACTATTTTGAAGCATACTGGATTTCTTACCTTCTCCACCAACATTACTGTAAGCAGACTTACCAGCAATTAATGCCAATTGGGAAGAGttaaggggaatgtggggagactaaaatgggattagaataaatTGACATAAAATGGTCAGTGGGCACTTGTTGGGACTAAAGCACCCGATTCCCAGCTGCATGTCTCAATGTGCTATCTTGCAGAGTGCACATTATCTGCTGTACCTCCCTTCATTAGGACAATGACCACACTGTAACAGCTGGGAAGTTAGGACACTCTGTACAAGCAGTTGCTGTTGTGGCAAATATTATAGCTGCCAGATTTGGAAGCAACTTATCCCTTAAAAAGTTCTGCAATTACCTGGATTGGAAACCACAATGATCGTGCAGTTGGGGCTGTATTTTACAATCTGAGGGACGATGAATTTGAAGATGTTGACATTTCTCTGGACCAGGTTGAGACGGCTTTCGCCCTCCTGCTGACGTGCCCCAGCAGTCACAATCACCACCCGAGAATTTGCAGTTACGGCATAATCTGTGCAACAGGGAAATCAAACTTAAGTTACAAGAGCAAAAGTTAACAGGTGAACTACAATCTTCAAACTGGATGCATTGATCTCTGTCCTTGCAATTCATCATGCaatcaagaacaaaaaaatacataaGCAATTCAAGCATTCACTGTGGCCCAGTTAGTacagctgttgtctcacagctccaagtatgatcctgacttctggtgctgtccgagtggagtgtgcacattcaccccatgTGCGAGCGGGTTCCTCCCACctcctaaagatgtgtgggttgacgGGAAAAATCAGCCACAgcaaattatccctagtgtgtcagggagtggtagaatctgggagttgatggaaatgcgtGCAGGATTACAgcaaatgagtgtttgatgggcAGTGTTAACTTGGTGAGCCTGATTCCCAAAACTATGACACAATGACCTTTATTACCTTTGTCAGCCACAATCTTTGGAGTTTTAAGGAACAGACTGCCATGAAGAAGGTCCATCATTTCTCCTTTCAGTTTGTCTTCCAGAACATCAACCAAAGCCATCTCATCAGCAAGGTCCTGAGAAAGGAAGTGGTGTTTTGTTACATGCCGGTTTCTCCTCAAACTTCACCCCAATATGAACACATTAGGCAACACGTACAACTGAAAATAGCATGAGGAGGTGCCTGAACCCTCAAGCTTGTTCCCTCCCCAGTCAGTATCCAACTGTAATGTTTTATTCCATTGGTAAACCCATTTAGGCaaatttccaaagatttgcaatgaGAATCTAGCATACCAGGTTCTACTAGGAAGGGATGCATCCTACAAGAAATGCACATTCCCAAATATAAGCAGGAGGAAGTTAAGTCACTGAAGAATTTATATGATGTgcaaagactggagaagctgagattgTTCAACTAGAAGCAAAGGAGGTAAAGGGGAGATTTATCAGAGGTGCTCAAAATTCTGAGCGCTTCTGAGAAAACGCAAAGGGAAACCGTTCCCATTGGCAGGAGAAGTAGTAACCAGAAGATGATTCACGATAACTGCCAAAAGAACCAGGAGGATAGAAGGAGATTTcattaggttaaaaaaaacacaatgttgtTGTGACATTATTTCTTCCAGCCTGTGAGGCTGTGTATTCAGTCTGCTTAAAAGGAATTTCAGTCTGCTTAAAAGGAATTCCACTTTAAATTTCATTTAAAGTGGAAGTGACAAGGGCAGAATTGTTCTCTTTTGCTTGGTGCCAGACTATAATTGCTTATCTTGTGACTTAATTAAATACCGTCACAGAGTTGAATTTTATCTGTTGAATCACAATTAATATTCTGTGAAAACAAATCTATTAATCAATTCAAATGCTATGTCTCAAGTATAAGGTTCAATGATCCTATGATGGAAACTACATGAACAAAAGACAGCACAAAAGACCACTTACCCTCAAGAGAATGCTGACAGCACAGGCCATCCCAACTTGGCCTACACCCACAACAGTGACCTTATTTCTTGAAGCATCTGATTGAGCTTGAGAGACCGGGGTGATAAGCTTCTGCTCCAGAGTTGCCATGTTTTCTgaatactaaaaaaaaattttttttaaagattttaaataataatgcattttgttttactttcaaaaatatttaaattgtcaTATCCTTTTAGTAAGTGCTGTTGAGGGCAAGATGAGATGACCCACTGAAAGTGAGTATTTTCATCTAAACTAAAACACATCACATTAATAATTTCTTAATCACGAAACTGCAGGCTTTACAACCACAAAGAAATCTTTATATAGCACTAAAGAAAGCTTGTACTGTAGCTTAAACTCAACAGGCTAAATGCCATTGTACAGATTTGTTTTAATCCTGGAGGATATCTATGTTGGGAACCAGGGAATGGAATTCTTTCCATTACAGGCACTCAGTGTCAGCACTACATATTTCCCAAGTAAGAGTCCTGTATAGCACAGCTATGATCCCACATCACAACAGTGGCCACACTTCAAAGGCACTTCGGTGACTGAAAAGCACATTGGGCCATCCAGAGGTtgttaaaggtgctacagaaTGATACGTGAGTTCACTTGTCAATAAAGAACtaagaaaaagtgagaaaataaaaagCATGCACTGCTGCTCATAAAGATGAGACCATAGAGCTGTACCACGTTCTTGTAGGTGGAAAGTACGTGTCGGGTTTTCACAAACTTGTTAgtgtagcagaggtgtctaaaaactagagggtgtaggttagGGGTAGGAGACAAGATGTTTAGAAGGATCAGGAGGAAgattccccaccccatccccatccaGGGGATGGTCAGATTCTGGAATATACTGAAGGCCTGAGGGCAAAGATTCTCAGAACATGCAATTACCTAGATGAACCATCCAATCGCAAAGGCATAGAAGACCACACACGAGGTGTTTAATTTAGATGGGTTTGCACAGTGGGCTGAAACTATCACTATTGCTAAGAAAAGCTGTTGCCAGAACTGGCTAACACAAGATTAGCCTACAAGTAACTTAAAACTCCATCCACCCCTTCCTCAGTTTTGAGGGCACTGCCAAAGTGACACCTCGTGCACCGTTCACCCTGGCAATGAAACAGCTCTGGTCTGCAAGTCCAACCTTTGTAGGAACCAGACTGAGCATGCACCAAGCCCTTTCACATGGCACCCTCGCAACCTGCATGCAGGAGGCTCTCATCTCAACAATTAGAGCTGGAACTGAACCCTGCAACTGTGAACTGCCAAGCTCTCCCACTACATTTGTTTTCCAAAGAACCTGGAAGAATTGGAGCACTTTGCAGCCATCAAGTTGATAATTCACCCAGATAACACTTAACAAGCAATAGCcacttgtttatttttattttagctttgaAAACTTGgctatatataaatgaccttgcAGAAAAGTCAATCTCACAGTATAAATATACAATAACTACAACCGACTTAAATGCCAGAATAGATGGAGGCATGTTTCCAACCCTTTATtaacttgagctcatccaaatCTGTATTCAGATATCAACACCAAATACCCCCATATGTGAACTAGTGGCAGCATGCTCTtaagtttaaaattctcacctgtTCAAATACCTTCAAGCTTTTATCCCACCATATCCTCGTAACCTCTTCCTGTCCTCTAGCACTTCCAGAACTCCCATTCTGGCCTCTTACACGTGGCTTCCCGTTCCCCTCCACCGGCACCCACGCCTTCAGTTGCCCAGACCCAAAGCTCCAGCCTTGTTTTCCTTAACCTCTCCTCTAAGACttaaattctttattttttttaagacctCGTTTTAAGCTATTTACTTTGGAGCAAGGTTAAAAGTGCTGTATAGATAAATTGGATCTTCTTAAACACTCTCAAATTGCACTCTTTTGTTACACATTATCACAGAAGTTCGAGTTTGCACTGATAATTTGCAAATTTAGGCCGATTTTTCCTTTGAAAATGAGTACATGACTTGAACGTCATGGAGATTGGGCATAGCTCAGACCCCATGCAACGGAGCACAGGCCACGCCAGTCAAAAGTTGTGGCCCAGCAAGGTGACATCCAGCGCCGCCAAATTCTTTCATGGCACTGTTTTATCCACGAGTATCAATTCCAGCGCAaagattctttttattttaacGCCTACAGGCGGATGCTATTTTAAAAAGTGCACTCCATTTTGCAACTCTCATAGTTAAAACTGCGAACTGAGAAGTTTTAAACAATGCGTAATAGATCCTGTGTCTTTAAAAGTGAAAATTGACATGGAACGTGTAATACTGCACGTTTTAAAAGTATCGAAACTGATCTCTGCCTCATTTTATTGACTTTACATTCGTTTTGTTGTCCCCTCTCTCCTTTGATTAATGAGTTACAAATCGTCCGCGGCCGCCACTTTTCCGTATCCTCGCTTCTTACTCAAGGTCAGACTTAATGGAAGTGGCCTGGTTTGCAGAATAAGCGCCGGAGATAACTTTGGCAAATAGACCTGGGGAGCTGCGGCAGCCTGTCACATACCAATGCAATGTTACCGCCCGGCTGAACACACTATCCGCCCTTCCCGGGGCTGCCTGTAAGTTTCACATCGTCCCCAACTTTTAAAGGACGCAAAACTTCGCACTTGGGAAGGTTCTGCTCATCCATACATTTCCAATTAAAATCCTGGCCTTGAAACAAAACTAAAAGCACGTAACGGAACACCGCAAATATTGCCACGTTACCAGGGCAAGGCGATCATCCGAGCATCggattgctttgaaaacacgATTCAAGAATAAAATGCAGTGAAAGTCAACAAGAACATCGACACAGGCGGTGAAaacacaaatgtttaaaaaacatggaAACAGTAAGTGGGTTGCAATGTGTGCATTAAGGCACGTACCAAAaatgtccctctgcacctccctgtCTGTCTATCGCTCCCTCCGTCCGTTCTGTGCTCCTTTATCGTTGAAATGAACTTCTTGTTGGTCCTCGTTTCGATGTGATTGGCCGGGCACGTCACACTGACTCAAAGGAAACCGAGCTTCCACTTCCTCGGCTTGCCTGTGCTGTAAACCGACTGTGCCTTCAGAGAGTGATTGGCGGTTCTTGATAACTAATATTCCTATAGAATTTAACTTCTTGTTACTTATTGGGGATTATGGTTCCTATTTATGACGCCTCCTTGCCCCATAATATGTTCTTTCTCCTCTTTTCACAATAAGGAGgggaaatacttttttaaaagcaACCCCCTTTCCACGATACAATAAAAGGTGGGCTAGCGCCCCCACCTCTAAGACTGGTTGCTGTGATTGTGACCCAGCAACAAAAGATAGGAATTCCGGGTTGAATTTGGACAAATCACTTTAACTTTGGCGGAAttcttgagagagagagagagagaattagtaCACTGATCTTGAAATCACTAATATTCTCTCGCTCCCCACCCTCATtctgacgtgtgtgtgtgtgtgtgtgctgtaaCTCAATATGGAACACCGCGCTGGGTTCCCCAAATGTATATTTCCTTCATATTCACTTCAACCTCTTCTGTGTTTGGATTACAAACGCTCGTGCTGGAGGATTTTGCAATCAGGACATATGTATTCTGTAGCACCCTTCCCCTTCCAACCGTGGATAGGGTGTGGCCTGCTGAATATTGTCGACATTTTCAacttttaattcagttttccaGCACCTTGTCTATTATGCTTTTGTAATGAGGTGTTAGCTCGGTCCAACTgggagcatttccagcattcacttggCCAGGGCACACATTCAGGATTCGTTCtgaatctattggtattggtttattattatcacatgtactgagatactgtaAAAAGCTGTCGTTTTCCgtgccatcctgacagatcatgccatacatcattacatggaggtagtaaaaagaaaataaaatgaagagtACAATGTTGCAGTACAGGAAtctgaacacccacactcaatgtttcaggaacaggtccttcccctccgccatcagatttctgaacggtccatgaacccatgaacactatctcgttattcctcttttgcactatttacttatttttgtaacttatagtaatttttatgtcttgcactgcactgctgctgcaaaacaacaaatttcatggcatgtgtcagtgataataaacctgattctgattctgattctaatggagccataatgttcaattctgttcacaaCTCTTCAAAAAGTGAAGTAGCCCATGCCTTCCTGCAGCAAAGCCTGGTCAATCTTAAGGCATGGGATGATAAATGGCCAGTAATATTTGTGCCAGGACAAGAACACGAGAAAGTTAACCACCTACCCTTTACAGCTAATGGCATTACTCTTGCTGAGCAAtgacccccctcccctgcccactaTTGCCATTGATTACAAGTTATCTGGACAAATAAACACTATAGTTACAAGAGCTGGTCA
Proteins encoded in this window:
- the ldhba gene encoding L-lactate dehydrogenase B-A chain, with product MATLEQKLITPVSQAQSDASRNKVTVVGVGQVGMACAVSILLRDLADEMALVDVLEDKLKGEMMDLLHGSLFLKTPKIVADKDYAVTANSRVVIVTAGARQQEGESRLNLVQRNVNIFKFIVPQIVKYSPNCTIIVVSNPVDILTYVTWKISGFPKNRVIGSGCNLDSARFRYLMAEKLGLHPSSCHGWVLGEHGDSSVPVWSGVNVAGVGLQQLNPNIGTAQDKENWKDVHKMVVDSAYEVIKLKGYTNWAIGLSVAELTESIVKNLKRIHPVSTMVKGLYGIPNEVFLSLPCVLSAEGLTAIINQTLKEDEVAQLRKSAETLWAIQKELKDLQS